The region AACAGGATTATTACTGGATGATGGGAGATAATCGTCAGAATTCCCTAGATGCAAGATTTTGGGGATTTGTTCCTTTTGATCACGTAATTGGTAAACCGGTTTTTATTTGGTTTAGCTGGGATAAAAACGGAAAAGGTATCAATAAAGTGAGATGGAATCGTGTTTTTTCTTTTGTAAATGGAAATGGTGAACCTAAATCCTATTTAATACACTTTTTGGGATTAATCCTTATTGGCATGATGATAAACAAAGTGATTAAAAACAGGAAAAAAGTATAAAACATTTAATTTAAAACAAAAACTCCTTAATCCTATAGGGAGTTTTTATGTTTTAAATGCTTGTAGACTATATCCGTTAATTTTGAATAATATACTAAAATATTCGATATCCTAAAATCTTGTTTAGTTTTCAAAAACATTTATGTCCATTGAAAGAACTGATAGACTTCATCATTTTTCTTGTCCCAAAAAAGAAAAATTTCTGCAGAGCCATTTGTAAAATCACTTTCAGAGACACTTCCTATAAAAGTTAAATCAAGATCTTTCAAAATATCTTCCGACTTTTGAAGCCAATTAGGCTCTTCTAATAAGTTATTGATGAGATCATTATCTGATTTTCCTTCATCATTAAACTCAGCAATTACTTCTTCTTTGGTTGTGGTTCGCCCAATAAATAGCTCTGAATAAGAAAAATCAGAATTAATTTTATTAAAAAGCTCGTATTTTTTCTTTGTATACAAGTATTGCATTATTCTTTCATAATAATATGCAGCATCAGGTTTATCAAAATCATTTAGTTGATTTATTATTTTTGCAAGACCTTTAGTAAAAACTCCGTTTTCATCTGAAAATTCCCGAAAACTTTTAGGTTTTAAATAATACTCTAGATTTTCTTGAAAATGATTTTCAATTAAATCATAGGCATTGGGAAGTAAATGAACAAAAGGAAAGTTGGGTTTTCCTAAATAAGAGTATTTATTGCCTTCCAGTTTAAATTTAATACATCTAATATCTTTTCTAAATTCATTAAAAAAGTCATCTTCGTAAGTTCCGGTATCCCAAATTAAAATGAAATGAAATTGTCTGTTTTCGAATTCTGAATGCTTCTCAAACTGAATAGTGGCAAGAGGCAAAAAGATAAATTTTTCTCTTTTGTTGATTATATTTAATGTTTTGTCAAAATCTGGAAATGCAATTATTTCGATTTGTTTATTTATCTTATGCATTCGTTTATTGATTTGGGATTTTTTAAGCTAATATAATAATCATTCTGATAATTTAAAATTTAGATGATAATTGAATTCTTGTAAATCTCCGCAAAAAGCCATAAATTACAATCAAATAAATTATTTATTACGATATGCAACAACAAAAAGACTGGTCAATAGACGAAATTCAGAATACCTGGCAATTGGTTTCAAAACTTCATGACGGACAAAAATATGGTGGAAGTAATGCAGGAGAAAGAGTAGAATACATTAATCATATCGGAAGTGTTGTTTTTGAAGTTTTAAACGCCACTCGTTTAACCGAAAATATGAATGCTGATTTGGCTGTGAAATGTGCTATGCTTCACGATACTATAGAAGATACTGCATTGAATTATGAAAGAGTAAATGATTTATTTGGCAGTGAAGTAGCTTCAGGAGTTTTAGCCTTAACCAAAAATGATGAAATAAAGGATTCTCTGGAAAAAATGCGCGATAGTTTAAGTAGAATAAAACAACAACCAATTGAGGTTTGGGCAGTTAAAATGGCCGACAGAATATGTAATTTATATGAACCTCCTTATTATTGGAATGACGAAAAGAAGCTAAAATATATCGAAGAAGCAGAAGTGATCCACAAAGAGCTGAAAGACGGTAATAAATATTTGGCTGAAAGATTAAAAAATAAAATCCAGGAATACTATCGTTTTTTAAGCACTTCTAACTAAAAACTTTATATTATAAAAAACTCTAAATCTGAATGCATTTGGAGTTTTTTTTATAAATTTTCCTTTGTCAGTCGATCCAGTTCTTTCAATAAAGTTGGCATTCTAAATTCACCATGCATACTTTCAACTTTTTTAAAAGCTTCCTCAAGATCGATTCCGATAGAAGTAAGGTATAACGGTTTCTTGCTATCTCCTCTAAACAGAGCTTTTTTATTTTTTTCTATAGACGCAAAATTTGTTTTTGCAACGCCAATAATTGGAATTTCTTTATTTAGTTTTTCATACAAATAAGCGCCTAAACCGTATTTCAGCTCATCATCTAAATAAACAAAACCATCTACGATAATAGTTTCTACAATTGACAAATCAATTTGATTTAGTAAACTTAAAATACAGGGCAATTCTCTTTTGTAAAACTCACCAGGAATATATTCTTCAACATTATCAATTATTTCTGAGTGAATTTTAAAGTTTTTATTTTCATTCCATTCTGAAAATTCCAGACAAACCGTTTTTGCTTTTTGGTCAAAATAATAGGTATCAAAAGCTAAGATCATATTTTTTAAAAGGCTTATTTACAAAATAGCGAAGATATATTACTTAGAATTAACTTTCCTAAGTTCTGCCAACATTTCATTTAGAAAATTCTATTGTTCTTGATTGTCTTTAAAATACCGTTGGTAGAGTACGCTGCAGTCATTAACATCGGCTATATTTTCTTTATTAAAAGACCAGTCATCTTCGTTTTTAATTGTGATTCCTAAATCATTGCTACAGCTTTGCCAAAGTTCAGAAAACTTCGTCTTTTTATCGGCGCTCAATTTACTGAAATCTGCGTAGACAGAATAACCACGCATCTCTGAATTAAA is a window of Flavobacterium crocinum DNA encoding:
- a CDS encoding HD domain-containing protein, whose protein sequence is MQQQKDWSIDEIQNTWQLVSKLHDGQKYGGSNAGERVEYINHIGSVVFEVLNATRLTENMNADLAVKCAMLHDTIEDTALNYERVNDLFGSEVASGVLALTKNDEIKDSLEKMRDSLSRIKQQPIEVWAVKMADRICNLYEPPYYWNDEKKLKYIEEAEVIHKELKDGNKYLAERLKNKIQEYYRFLSTSN
- a CDS encoding endonuclease V, which encodes MILAFDTYYFDQKAKTVCLEFSEWNENKNFKIHSEIIDNVEEYIPGEFYKRELPCILSLLNQIDLSIVETIIVDGFVYLDDELKYGLGAYLYEKLNKEIPIIGVAKTNFASIEKNKKALFRGDSKKPLYLTSIGIDLEEAFKKVESMHGEFRMPTLLKELDRLTKENL